The genomic segment CGGGATGGCCGCCGCGTACACGCTGTCGTACGCCGTGGGGCTGCTGCTCACCGCGCGGCTGATGCGGCGCCGCCTCGGCGGCTACCTGGACGGCCGCCGCCTCGCCCGTACGTACGGCAAGCTGATCCTCGCGTCCGCCCTGGCCGGGTCCCTCGGCTGGGCCGCCGCCCGCGCCGGAACCGAGATCACCTCGTCCGGTACGGCCGCGACGGCCCTGGCGCTGACGGCGGGCGCCCTGACGATGGCGGTGGGCTTCCTCCTCCTCGCGCGCCTGCTGCGCATAGCGGAGGTACGGATGCTGCCCGGCCTGCGCCGCTGACCCAGGTTCTGGGCTCAGGCGGCCCGTGCCGCGCGGTGGCGGTGGGTCCGGACCAGGTCCGCGTAGCGGCGGCCGCTGCCCTTGACCGTGCGGCGCTGCGTCGCGTAGTCGACGTGGACCAGGCCGAAGCGCTTGTCGTAGCCGTACGCCCACTCGAAGTTGTCCAGGAGCGACCACGCGTAGTACCCGGCAAGCGGGGCGCCCCTGCGGGCCGCGCGGGCGCAGGCCGCCAAGTGCTCGCCCAGATAGCGGGCGCGCTCCACGTCGTCGATCGTGCCGTCCGCGCGGACGACGTCGGGGTACGCCGAGCCGTTCTCGGTGACGTAAAGACGCCGCGCCCCGTACTCCTCCGTCAGCCGCATCAGCAGACTCTCGATGCCGTTCGCGTCGATCTCCCAGTCCATGCCGGTGTGCGGCACCTCCGGCCGGTACAGCTGGCGTGCGAACGGCGCGGGGCCCCCGGGGTCGTCGGCGACGACGGCGGGGAAGTAGTAGTTGAGGCCCAGCCAGTCCAGCGGCTGCGCGATGGTCGCGAGGTCGCCCGCACGCTCCGGCAGGTCGACGCCGTACACCTCCCGCATGTCGGCGGGGAAGCCGAGCCCGTGCAGCGGGTCGAGCCACCAGCGGTTGGTGTGCCCGTCGACCCGCCGCGCCGCGGCGATGTCCTCCGGCCGGTCGGACGCGGCCTCCACCGGCGAGAGGTTGTTGACGATGCCGACCTCCGCGCGGGGCGCCGCCGCACGGATCGCCTGCGCGGCGAGACCGTGCCCGAGCAGCAGGTGGTACGAGGCGCGCACGGCGGCCGTCAGATCGGTGAGGCCAGGCGCCATGCGCCCCTCCAGGTGACCGATCCAGGCGGAGCACAACGGCTCGTTGAGCGTCGCCCAGAGCGGCACCCGATCGCCGAGCCGCTCGGCCGCCACCGAGGCGTACGCCGCGAAGTGCTCGGCGGTGGCACG from the Streptomyces venezuelae genome contains:
- a CDS encoding GH1 family beta-glucosidase, whose protein sequence is MTDPSSPTAPSPDLSALPRDFAWGVATSAYQIEGAVDEDGRAPSIWDTFAHTPGKTDGGDTGDVACDHYHRWPEDIALMRELGVDSYRFSLAWPRIVPRGDGPVNAAGLDFYDRLVDALLEAGITPNATLYHWDLPQALQDRGGWPERATAEHFAAYASVAAERLGDRVPLWATLNEPLCSAWIGHLEGRMAPGLTDLTAAVRASYHLLLGHGLAAQAIRAAAPRAEVGIVNNLSPVEAASDRPEDIAAARRVDGHTNRWWLDPLHGLGFPADMREVYGVDLPERAGDLATIAQPLDWLGLNYYFPAVVADDPGGPAPFARQLYRPEVPHTGMDWEIDANGIESLLMRLTEEYGARRLYVTENGSAYPDVVRADGTIDDVERARYLGEHLAACARAARRGAPLAGYYAWSLLDNFEWAYGYDKRFGLVHVDYATQRRTVKGSGRRYADLVRTHRHRAARAA